From one Anaerococcus prevotii DSM 20548 genomic stretch:
- the gpmA gene encoding 2,3-diphosphoglycerate-dependent phosphoglycerate mutase, producing MTKKLVLVRHGQSEWNLANKFTGWVDVNLSEKGEEEAKEAGRKIKEAGIMFDHAHTSVLTRAIKTCNYALEYSGQMFVPVEKSWRLNERHYGALQGLNKAETAEKYGDEQVHIWRRSYDTLPPELSEEEAKKQAELPMFKHLPADVVPTAENLKVTLERVLPYYFDHIAPQLLDGETVLVAAHGNSLRALAKHLEKISDEDIMGLEIPTGQPLVYELDDELNVVKKYYL from the coding sequence ATGACAAAAAAATTAGTTCTAGTAAGACACGGTCAAAGTGAATGGAACCTTGCCAACAAATTTACAGGTTGGGTTGACGTAAACCTATCTGAAAAAGGGGAAGAAGAAGCTAAAGAAGCTGGTAGAAAAATCAAAGAAGCAGGAATAATGTTTGACCATGCTCACACATCAGTTCTAACAAGAGCTATCAAAACTTGTAATTATGCCCTAGAATACTCAGGACAAATGTTTGTTCCAGTAGAAAAATCTTGGAGATTAAACGAAAGACACTACGGTGCTCTTCAAGGACTAAATAAGGCTGAAACAGCTGAAAAATATGGAGATGAACAAGTTCACATCTGGAGAAGAAGCTATGATACACTCCCACCAGAACTAAGTGAAGAAGAAGCTAAAAAACAAGCTGAACTTCCAATGTTCAAACATCTTCCAGCTGACGTTGTTCCAACAGCAGAAAACCTAAAAGTAACTCTTGAGAGAGTACTTCCTTACTACTTCGACCACATCGCTCCACAACTACTTGATGGAGAAACAGTCCTAGTAGCAGCTCACGGAAATAGCCTAAGAGCCCTAGCAAAACACCTAGAGAAAATCTCAGACGAAGACATCATGGGCCTTGAAATTCCAACAGGCCAACCACTAGTTTACGAACTAGATGATGAGCTAAACGTAGTTAAAAAATACTATCTATAA